One Streptomyces sp. L2 genomic window carries:
- the hutU gene encoding urocanate hydratase gives MSGPRPVRAPRGTELSALGWQQEAALRMLQNNLDPEVAEHPDKLVVYGGTGKAARDWRSFDAMVRTLRTLKQDETMLVQSGRPVGVMQTHEWAPRVLIANSNLVGDWANWEEFRRLEALGLTMYGQMTAGSWIYIGTQGILQGTYETFAAVAAKKFGGTLAGTITLTAGLGGMGGAQPLAVTMNDGVAICVDCDPRAIERRIEHRYLDVRADSLDHALQLATEARDQRKPLSIGVLGNAAELVPRLLAMGAPIDIVTDQTSAHDPLAYLPLGVAFEDMADAAAKDPAGFTTRAREAMAQHVEAMVGFMDAGAEVFDYGNSIRGEAQLAGYDRAFAFPGFVPAYIRPLFCEGKGPFRWAALSGDPADIAKTDKAILDLFPENESLARWIKMAGERVHFQGLPARICWLGYGERDKAGERFNDMVASGELAAPLAIGRDHLDCGSVASPYRETEAMLDGSDAIADWPLLNAMVNVASGASWVSLHHGGGVGMGRSIHAGQVTVADGTKLGGEKIRRVLTNDPGMGVIRHVDAGYDIAESVAGERGVRVPMREGGDA, from the coding sequence ATGTCCGGACCCCGCCCCGTACGAGCACCGCGCGGCACGGAACTGAGCGCGCTCGGCTGGCAGCAGGAGGCCGCCCTGCGGATGCTCCAGAACAACCTCGACCCCGAGGTCGCCGAGCACCCGGACAAGCTCGTCGTCTACGGCGGCACGGGCAAGGCCGCCCGCGACTGGCGCTCCTTCGACGCCATGGTCCGCACGCTGCGCACCCTCAAGCAGGACGAGACCATGCTGGTCCAGTCCGGCCGCCCGGTCGGCGTGATGCAGACCCACGAGTGGGCGCCGCGCGTCCTCATCGCCAACTCCAACCTCGTCGGCGACTGGGCCAACTGGGAGGAGTTCCGCCGCCTGGAGGCCCTCGGCCTGACCATGTACGGCCAGATGACCGCCGGCTCCTGGATCTACATCGGCACCCAGGGCATCCTCCAGGGCACCTACGAGACCTTCGCCGCCGTCGCCGCGAAGAAGTTCGGCGGCACCCTGGCCGGAACCATCACCCTCACCGCCGGCCTCGGTGGCATGGGCGGCGCCCAGCCGCTCGCCGTCACCATGAACGACGGCGTCGCCATCTGCGTCGACTGCGACCCGCGCGCCATCGAGCGCCGCATCGAGCACCGCTACCTGGACGTCAGGGCCGACTCCCTCGACCACGCGCTCCAGCTGGCCACCGAGGCCCGCGACCAGCGCAAGCCGCTGTCCATCGGCGTCCTCGGCAACGCTGCCGAACTGGTCCCGCGGCTGCTGGCCATGGGCGCGCCCATCGACATCGTCACCGACCAGACCTCCGCCCACGACCCGCTGGCCTACCTGCCGCTCGGCGTGGCCTTCGAGGACATGGCCGACGCCGCCGCGAAGGACCCGGCCGGCTTCACCACCCGCGCGCGGGAGGCCATGGCCCAGCACGTCGAGGCCATGGTCGGCTTCATGGACGCGGGCGCCGAGGTCTTCGACTACGGCAACTCCATCCGCGGCGAGGCCCAGCTGGCCGGCTACGACCGGGCGTTCGCCTTCCCCGGCTTCGTCCCCGCCTACATCCGCCCGCTGTTCTGCGAGGGCAAGGGCCCCTTCCGCTGGGCGGCCCTGTCCGGCGACCCCGCCGACATCGCCAAGACCGACAAGGCCATCCTCGACCTCTTCCCGGAGAACGAGTCCCTGGCCCGCTGGATCAAGATGGCCGGCGAGCGCGTCCACTTCCAGGGCCTGCCCGCGCGCATCTGCTGGCTCGGCTACGGCGAGCGGGACAAGGCCGGCGAGCGGTTCAACGACATGGTCGCGAGCGGTGAGCTGGCCGCTCCACTGGCCATCGGACGCGACCACCTGGACTGCGGGTCCGTCGCCTCGCCGTACCGCGAGACCGAGGCGATGCTCGACGGGTCCGACGCGATCGCCGACTGGCCGCTGCTGAACGCGATGGTGAACGTGGCGTCCGGGGCGTCGTGGGTGTCCCTCCACCACGGTGGCGGTGTGGGCATGGGGCGGTCCATCCACGCGGGGCAGGTGACGGTCGCCGACGGTACGAAGCTGGGGGGCGAGAAGATCCGGCGTGTGCTGACCAATGACCCCGGGATGGGTGTCATCCGGCATGTGGACGCGGGGTACGACATCGCGGAGTCCGTCGCGGGTGAGCGGGGGGTTCGGGTGCCTATGCGTGAGGGTGGCGACGCGTGA
- a CDS encoding allantoate amidohydrolase, with protein sequence MWAELLPVGRHAESGGYRRFAWSGADAECRSWFEEQARGRGLAYEVDRNGNQWAWLGDPADGDAVVTGSHLDSVPDGGAFDGPLGVVSSFAALDELRGRGSEFTRPLGIVNFGDEEGARFGLACVGSRLTAGELTVEQAHRLTDGDGLSLPRAMEAAGYDPEAIGADPERLSRIGAFVELHVEQGRALDLSGDRVGIASSIWPHGRWRFDFRGEANHAGTTRLVDRHDPMLSYAETVLAARREAELAGAVATFGKISVEPNGVNAIPSLVRGWLDSRAADQETLDTVVGGIEKAAREYADAHGIDLGVVRESFTPVVEFDHALRDELARILGRDTELKVPVLGTGAGHDAGILSGRVPTAMLFVRNPTGVSHSPAEFAAEDDCVAGVHALADVLEGLACR encoded by the coding sequence ATGTGGGCCGAGTTGTTGCCCGTCGGGCGGCATGCCGAGTCCGGGGGGTATCGGCGGTTCGCCTGGTCCGGGGCCGATGCCGAGTGCCGGAGTTGGTTCGAGGAGCAGGCCCGGGGGCGGGGGCTGGCGTACGAGGTGGACCGGAACGGGAACCAGTGGGCCTGGCTGGGGGATCCCGCTGACGGGGATGCCGTGGTCACCGGGTCGCACCTGGACTCCGTGCCGGACGGAGGGGCCTTCGACGGGCCCCTCGGGGTCGTGTCCTCCTTCGCCGCACTGGACGAACTGCGCGGCAGAGGCTCGGAGTTCACGAGGCCCCTGGGCATCGTGAACTTCGGGGACGAGGAGGGGGCCCGGTTCGGGCTCGCCTGTGTCGGTTCCCGGCTCACCGCCGGGGAGCTGACCGTCGAGCAGGCGCACCGCCTGACCGACGGCGACGGCCTGAGCCTCCCGAGGGCCATGGAGGCCGCCGGGTACGACCCCGAGGCGATCGGTGCCGACCCCGAGCGGCTCTCCCGGATCGGCGCCTTCGTCGAACTCCACGTCGAACAGGGGCGGGCCCTGGACCTCTCCGGGGACCGGGTCGGCATCGCCAGCTCCATCTGGCCGCACGGCCGCTGGCGGTTCGACTTCCGGGGCGAGGCCAACCACGCCGGCACCACCCGGCTGGTCGACCGGCACGACCCGATGCTGTCGTACGCCGAGACCGTCCTCGCCGCCCGCCGCGAGGCCGAACTCGCCGGTGCCGTCGCCACCTTCGGCAAGATCTCGGTCGAACCCAACGGCGTCAACGCCATCCCCTCACTGGTGCGTGGCTGGCTCGACTCCCGCGCCGCCGACCAGGAGACCCTCGACACCGTCGTCGGCGGCATCGAGAAGGCGGCCCGGGAGTACGCGGACGCCCACGGCATCGACCTCGGCGTCGTCCGGGAGTCCTTCACCCCCGTCGTCGAGTTCGACCACGCCCTGCGTGACGAACTCGCCCGCATCCTCGGCCGGGACACCGAACTGAAGGTGCCCGTGCTCGGAACCGGCGCCGGACACGACGCCGGAATCCTCTCCGGGCGCGTCCCGACCGCCATGCTGTTCGTGCGCAACCCCACCGGCGTCTCGCACTCCCCGGCCGAGTTCGCGGCCGAGGACGACTGCGTGGCCGGTGTCCACGCGCTCGCCGACGTACTGGAAGGACTGGCCTGCAGGTGA
- a CDS encoding formimidoylglutamate deiminase: MTQGTYWLEHAWLGGNTEPGVALEVRDGRIAAVRTGTPAPPPGAEVLRGLTLPGLADAHSHAFHRALRGTVQVGSGTFWTWREVMYSVADRLTPDTYHALARAVYAEMALAGVTCVGEFHYLHHAPGGTSYADPNAMGEALIAAAAEAGIRITLLDTAYLSAGFGQPPNDHQLRFCDGSAAAWAERCSVLKERDHARIGAAVHSVRAVPADQLATVAGWAEERRAPLHVHLSEQTAENDACLEAHGCTPTRLLADHGVLGPRTTGVHNTHLTGEDIALLGGSGTGTCMCPTTERDLADGIGPAVALQQAGSPLSLGSDSHAVIDLLEEARAMELNERLRTRTRGHWTAAALLRAASADGHAALGWQDAGALRAGALADFTTIALDSVRTAGPEPRLGAETAVFAATAADVRHTVVGGRHVVRDGAHALVPDVPRALSDAVAALRD, translated from the coding sequence GTGACTCAGGGAACCTACTGGTTGGAGCACGCCTGGCTCGGCGGGAACACCGAGCCGGGCGTGGCCCTGGAGGTGCGCGACGGCCGGATCGCCGCCGTCCGCACCGGCACGCCCGCCCCGCCGCCCGGCGCGGAGGTGCTGCGCGGCCTCACGCTGCCGGGCCTCGCCGACGCGCACAGCCACGCCTTCCACCGGGCGCTGCGCGGCACCGTGCAGGTCGGCTCCGGCACCTTCTGGACCTGGCGCGAGGTGATGTACTCGGTCGCCGACCGGCTGACCCCGGACACCTACCACGCGCTGGCCCGCGCGGTGTACGCCGAGATGGCCCTCGCCGGCGTCACCTGCGTCGGCGAGTTCCACTACCTGCACCACGCCCCCGGCGGCACCTCCTACGCCGACCCGAACGCGATGGGCGAGGCGCTGATCGCGGCCGCCGCCGAGGCAGGCATCCGCATCACCCTCCTCGACACCGCCTACCTCTCCGCGGGCTTCGGGCAGCCGCCCAACGACCACCAGCTGCGCTTCTGCGACGGCAGCGCGGCGGCCTGGGCCGAACGCTGTTCAGTTCTCAAGGAACGGGATCACGCGCGGATCGGAGCGGCCGTCCACTCTGTACGGGCCGTGCCCGCCGACCAGTTGGCGACCGTCGCGGGCTGGGCCGAGGAGCGGCGGGCCCCGCTCCATGTGCACCTGTCCGAGCAGACCGCCGAGAACGACGCCTGCCTGGAGGCCCACGGCTGCACGCCGACCCGGCTGCTCGCCGACCACGGCGTCCTCGGGCCGCGCACCACCGGCGTGCACAACACCCACCTCACCGGCGAGGACATCGCCCTGCTCGGCGGCTCCGGCACCGGCACCTGCATGTGCCCGACGACCGAGCGCGACCTGGCCGACGGCATCGGACCGGCGGTCGCCCTCCAGCAGGCCGGCTCCCCGCTCTCCCTCGGCTCCGACAGCCACGCCGTCATCGACCTGCTCGAAGAGGCGCGCGCGATGGAGCTGAACGAGCGGCTGCGCACCCGCACCCGGGGCCACTGGACGGCCGCGGCCCTGCTGCGCGCCGCGTCCGCGGACGGTCACGCCGCCCTGGGCTGGCAGGACGCGGGCGCCCTGCGCGCGGGGGCACTCGCCGACTTCACGACGATCGCCCTCGACTCGGTCAGGACAGCGGGCCCGGAGCCCAGGCTCGGCGCCGAGACGGCCGTATTCGCGGCGACCGCGGCGGACGTGCGCCACACGGTCGTGGGCGGACGGCACGTCGTGCGCGACGGAGCGCACGCGCTCGTGCCGGACGTCCCGCGGGCACTGTCGGACGCCGTCGCAGCCCTGCGCGACTGA
- the hutI gene encoding imidazolonepropionase — protein sequence MSSSTVITNIATLVTNDPSLGDNSPLGLIQDAAVVIEGDRVAWTGESSKAPATDNRVDAGGRAVLPGFVDSHSHLVFAGDRTQEFNARMSGRSYTAGGIRTTVAATRAASDAELEANLTRYLGEALRQGTTTFETKSGYGLTVEDEARALRIAAAHTDEVTYLGAHIVSPDYADDPAAYVALVTGEMLDACAPHARWIDVFCEKGAFDGDQARAILTAGKARGLHPRIHANQLSYGPGVQLAVELDAASADHCTHLTDADVDALASGDTVATLLPGAEFSTRAEWPDARRLLDAGVTVALSTDCNPGSSFTSSVPFCIALAVRDMRMTPDEAVWAATAGGAAALRRTDIGRLTPGARADLTLLDAPSHVHLAYRPGVPLVSGVWRAGERRL from the coding sequence ATGAGCAGCAGCACCGTCATCACCAACATCGCCACGCTGGTCACCAACGATCCCTCCCTCGGCGACAACTCTCCCCTCGGTCTGATCCAGGACGCGGCCGTCGTCATCGAGGGCGACCGCGTCGCGTGGACCGGTGAATCAAGCAAAGCACCCGCCACTGACAACCGGGTCGACGCGGGCGGCCGGGCGGTGCTGCCGGGCTTCGTGGACTCCCACTCCCACCTGGTCTTCGCCGGCGACCGCACACAGGAGTTCAACGCCCGCATGTCGGGCCGCTCCTACACGGCGGGCGGCATCCGCACGACCGTCGCGGCCACCCGCGCCGCGAGCGACGCGGAACTGGAGGCCAACCTCACCCGTTACCTCGGTGAGGCGCTCCGCCAGGGCACGACCACGTTCGAGACGAAGTCCGGCTACGGGCTCACCGTCGAGGACGAGGCCCGCGCCCTGCGTATCGCCGCCGCCCACACCGACGAGGTGACGTACCTCGGCGCGCACATCGTCTCGCCCGACTACGCCGACGACCCGGCGGCCTACGTCGCCCTCGTCACCGGCGAGATGCTGGACGCCTGCGCGCCGCACGCCCGCTGGATCGACGTCTTCTGCGAGAAGGGCGCCTTCGACGGCGACCAGGCCCGCGCGATCCTCACCGCCGGCAAGGCGAGGGGCCTGCACCCGCGCATCCACGCCAACCAGCTGTCCTACGGCCCCGGCGTCCAGCTCGCCGTCGAACTGGACGCGGCCAGCGCCGACCACTGCACCCACCTCACGGACGCCGACGTCGACGCCCTGGCGAGCGGCGACACCGTCGCCACCCTCCTCCCCGGCGCCGAGTTCTCCACCCGCGCCGAGTGGCCCGACGCGCGCCGCCTGCTGGACGCGGGCGTCACCGTCGCCCTCTCCACCGACTGCAACCCGGGCTCCTCCTTCACCTCCTCGGTCCCCTTCTGCATCGCGCTGGCCGTCCGCGACATGCGGATGACCCCGGACGAGGCGGTCTGGGCGGCCACGGCGGGCGGCGCGGCGGCCCTGCGCCGGACCGACATCGGCCGCCTGACCCCCGGCGCCCGCGCCGACCTCACCCTCCTCGACGCCCCCAGCCACGTCCACCTGGCCTACCGCCCGGGCGTCCCGCTGGTCAGCGGGGTGTGGCGGGCAGGAGAGCGGCGGCTCTGA
- a CDS encoding RNA polymerase sigma factor SigF, which translates to MSPRLDASHTHTATSTPPPEQLDPIHSLDPFEGLPEIPPYDEIGPVDARALSKTLFERLESLEEGTHEYSYVRNTLVELNLALVKFAASRFRSRSEPMEDIIQVGTIGLIKAIDRFELARGVEFPTFAMPTIIGEIKRFFRDTSWSVRVPRRLQELRLDLAKAGDELAQQLDRAPTVAELAERLGISNDEVVEGMAASNAYTASSLDAQPEEDETEGALADRIGYEDHGLEGIEYVESLKPLIAGLPARDRKILSLRFVGGMTQSEIGEELGISQMHVSRLLSRTLVRLRRGLTLEE; encoded by the coding sequence ATGTCACCCCGGCTCGACGCATCGCATACCCATACGGCGACGTCGACACCCCCACCGGAACAGCTGGATCCCATCCATTCCCTCGACCCCTTCGAGGGCCTCCCGGAGATCCCCCCGTACGACGAGATCGGCCCGGTGGACGCGAGGGCCCTGTCCAAGACCCTCTTCGAGCGGCTCGAATCGCTGGAGGAGGGGACGCACGAGTACTCGTACGTCCGCAACACGCTCGTCGAGCTGAACCTCGCGCTCGTGAAGTTCGCCGCCTCCCGCTTCCGCTCCCGCAGCGAGCCGATGGAGGACATCATCCAGGTCGGCACCATCGGCCTGATCAAGGCGATCGACCGCTTCGAACTCGCGCGGGGTGTGGAATTCCCCACCTTCGCGATGCCGACCATCATCGGCGAGATCAAGCGCTTCTTCCGCGACACGTCGTGGTCCGTGCGCGTACCGCGCCGGCTGCAGGAGCTGCGGCTCGACCTGGCCAAGGCCGGCGACGAGCTGGCCCAGCAGCTGGACCGCGCGCCCACCGTGGCGGAACTGGCCGAGCGCCTCGGCATCTCCAACGACGAGGTCGTCGAGGGCATGGCCGCCTCGAACGCCTACACCGCCTCCTCCCTGGACGCCCAGCCCGAGGAGGACGAGACCGAGGGCGCGCTCGCGGACCGCATCGGGTACGAGGACCACGGGCTGGAGGGCATCGAGTACGTCGAGTCGCTCAAGCCGCTGATCGCCGGACTGCCGGCCCGGGACCGGAAGATCCTCTCGCTGCGGTTCGTCGGGGGCATGACCCAGTCGGAGATCGGCGAGGAACTCGGCATCTCACAAATGCATGTGTCCCGGCTGCTGTCGCGCACCCTGGTACGGCTGCGCAGGGGCCTGACCCTGGAGGAGTGA
- a CDS encoding STAS domain-containing protein: MDHGTVGSAQSGRLLVEVREEGSSAVVTPAGELDHHTADLLREPLDDLLSKGFSRLVVDCSRLEFCDSTGLNVLLGARLKADAAGGGVHLAGMLPVVARVFEITGAEAVFTVHDSVEAALADETG, encoded by the coding sequence ATGGACCACGGGACGGTCGGCAGCGCACAGTCTGGCCGGCTTCTGGTGGAGGTACGGGAAGAGGGTTCCAGCGCCGTTGTGACACCGGCTGGTGAGCTCGATCACCACACCGCCGATCTTCTGCGCGAGCCGCTCGACGACCTCCTGTCCAAGGGATTCTCCCGGCTGGTGGTGGACTGCTCGCGCCTGGAGTTCTGCGACTCCACGGGGCTGAACGTCCTCCTGGGGGCCCGGCTGAAGGCGGATGCCGCGGGCGGCGGGGTGCACCTGGCGGGGATGCTCCCGGTGGTGGCCCGCGTGTTCGAGATCACGGGGGCGGAGGCGGTCTTCACCGTCCACGACTCCGTCGAGGCGGCCCTGGCCGACGAGACCGGCTGA
- a CDS encoding ATP-binding protein has product MSTTRPYSPGDRGPEPSGASGASEGGAPGDGASTGAAAPSVPGAPTAPSEGAQAVRGRQIRRLRLDGESGVVPMARDFARQALYAWGWLPAASADQRAAAEDVLLVVSELVTNACLHAEGPEELFLAQDKKVIRVEVSDRGTGRPAPRTPHRAGRPGGHGMFIVQRLCLDWGVVRTPGESGKTVWAELGAPA; this is encoded by the coding sequence ATGAGCACCACCCGGCCTTACTCGCCGGGCGACCGCGGCCCGGAGCCGAGCGGCGCTTCCGGGGCGTCCGAGGGGGGTGCGCCGGGCGACGGCGCGTCCACGGGGGCAGCCGCGCCGTCCGTGCCCGGCGCGCCGACCGCGCCGTCCGAGGGTGCGCAGGCCGTCCGGGGGCGGCAGATCCGCCGGCTGCGGCTGGACGGCGAGAGCGGGGTCGTTCCCATGGCCCGCGACTTCGCCCGCCAGGCGCTGTACGCGTGGGGCTGGCTGCCGGCCGCCTCCGCGGACCAGCGGGCCGCCGCGGAGGACGTGCTGCTCGTCGTCTCCGAACTGGTCACCAACGCGTGTCTGCATGCCGAGGGGCCCGAGGAGCTGTTCCTCGCCCAGGACAAGAAGGTCATCCGGGTGGAGGTGTCCGACCGGGGTACCGGGCGGCCTGCCCCTCGCACCCCGCACCGCGCGGGGCGGCCCGGCGGCCACGGCATGTTCATCGTGCAGCGGCTCTGTCTCGACTGGGGGGTCGTGCGGACGCCGGGGGAGTCGGGCAAGACGGTCTGGGCGGAGCTGGGGGCGCCGGCCTAG
- a CDS encoding LPXTG cell wall anchor domain-containing protein → MSYPKRTAALVSAAALAGPVLLLAAPAAHATVVDVNYQCKTPIGAKSAVSPIDIKGVKSGSGYTITMSWQKGVSSSPVELGKGAMKPSATIRLGGADSGTLAVSGPANSAAIPANTPIKISDLSGTYTPKRTGKVTFTPATLTIKALGTTTTCTPANNPAPALTLDVTAAGGGSANGNARSPSGSSGSSGQTDGGQLPQTGPEDSTIALGTLGGTVLLAGAAGALWLTRRNQPVRR, encoded by the coding sequence GTGTCGTACCCGAAGCGAACCGCCGCGCTCGTGTCCGCCGCGGCACTGGCCGGTCCGGTGCTGTTGCTGGCCGCGCCGGCCGCACATGCCACCGTCGTCGACGTCAACTACCAGTGCAAGACGCCGATCGGGGCCAAGAGTGCCGTCTCGCCGATCGACATCAAGGGTGTCAAGAGCGGCAGCGGCTACACGATCACCATGTCCTGGCAGAAGGGCGTCTCCTCCAGCCCCGTCGAGCTGGGCAAGGGTGCGATGAAGCCGAGTGCCACCATCAGGCTCGGCGGCGCCGACAGCGGCACCCTCGCCGTCAGCGGGCCCGCCAACTCGGCCGCGATTCCCGCCAACACCCCCATCAAGATCAGCGACTTGAGCGGCACCTACACGCCGAAGAGGACCGGCAAGGTCACCTTCACGCCCGCGACGCTCACCATCAAGGCGCTCGGCACGACCACGACCTGCACTCCGGCCAACAACCCCGCGCCGGCCCTGACCCTGGACGTGACGGCGGCCGGCGGCGGCTCCGCCAACGGCAACGCGCGGTCCCCCTCCGGCTCCTCCGGTTCTTCGGGCCAGACCGACGGCGGGCAGCTCCCGCAGACCGGCCCCGAGGACTCCACCATCGCCCTGGGCACCCTCGGCGGCACCGTCCTCCTCGCGGGAGCCGCCGGTGCGCTGTGGCTGACCCGGCGGAACCAGCCCGTACGCCGCTGA
- a CDS encoding oligopeptide:H+ symporter yields MASSLTKDSVRPGTPGSEKTFFGHPRGLATLFMTEMWERFSYYGMRALLPLYLVAPGGLHLSAGTATAIYSVYVSLVYLLALPGGWVADRLLGPRKTVAVSGLIIMIGHLCLALPAAPSFFVGLGLVAIGSGLLKANISTMVGHLYRGPEDPRRDGGFTLFYIGINVGAFAAPLVIGTVGENVNWHFGFALAAVGMGLGLAQYLLGSRHLSTQSDVVPTPMSAEEKSATLRKGLIWLAVAAVFYGIVGFSGHFTLNWALIPLTLIGLIVPILVIARIRRDKDLEPAERTKVSAYVWFFVAAAVFWMIYDQGGSTLSLFADSSAHNSVFGWGFPVSWYQSVNPVMIMALAPVFAWAWLWLNKRGKEPSTIVKFSSGLVLVGASFFLFLAPLSIAQDGHKAAALWLVAVYFVQTVGELTLSPVGLSVTTKMAPKKYASQMMGVWFLAVTAGDSVTALLSNPAVGGVNLDKMGFVALEAALAVVAGFAVWMYRDKVKSMMGSVN; encoded by the coding sequence ATGGCGTCCAGCCTGACGAAGGACTCGGTCCGTCCGGGCACCCCCGGTTCCGAGAAGACCTTCTTCGGCCACCCCCGCGGACTGGCCACACTGTTCATGACCGAGATGTGGGAGCGTTTCTCCTACTACGGCATGAGGGCCCTGCTCCCGCTGTACCTGGTGGCCCCTGGTGGCCTGCACCTGAGCGCGGGCACGGCGACCGCGATCTACTCGGTGTACGTGTCGCTCGTGTACCTGCTCGCCCTTCCCGGCGGCTGGGTCGCGGACCGTCTCCTCGGCCCCCGCAAGACGGTGGCCGTCTCCGGTCTGATCATCATGATCGGCCACCTGTGCCTGGCGCTGCCCGCGGCTCCGAGCTTCTTCGTCGGCCTCGGCCTCGTGGCCATCGGCTCCGGTCTGCTGAAGGCCAACATCTCCACGATGGTCGGCCACCTCTACCGCGGTCCCGAGGACCCGCGCCGCGACGGTGGCTTCACCCTCTTCTACATCGGCATCAACGTGGGCGCGTTCGCCGCTCCGCTGGTCATCGGCACCGTCGGTGAGAACGTCAACTGGCACTTCGGCTTCGCGCTGGCCGCGGTCGGCATGGGCCTGGGCCTCGCCCAGTACCTGCTCGGCAGCCGCCACCTGAGCACCCAGAGCGACGTCGTCCCCACCCCGATGTCCGCCGAGGAGAAGTCCGCCACCCTGCGCAAGGGCCTGATCTGGCTGGCCGTCGCCGCGGTGTTCTACGGCATCGTCGGCTTCTCCGGTCACTTCACGCTGAACTGGGCGCTGATCCCGCTCACCCTGATCGGTCTGATCGTGCCGATCCTGGTCATCGCCCGCATCCGCCGGGACAAGGACCTGGAGCCGGCCGAGCGCACGAAGGTGTCGGCGTACGTCTGGTTCTTCGTGGCCGCCGCCGTCTTCTGGATGATCTACGACCAGGGTGGTTCGACCCTGTCGCTGTTCGCCGACAGCTCGGCCCACAACTCGGTGTTCGGCTGGGGCTTCCCGGTCTCCTGGTACCAGTCGGTCAACCCGGTCATGATCATGGCGCTGGCGCCGGTGTTCGCGTGGGCCTGGCTGTGGCTGAACAAGCGCGGCAAGGAGCCGAGCACGATCGTGAAGTTCTCTTCCGGTCTCGTGCTGGTCGGTGCCTCGTTCTTCCTGTTCCTCGCCCCGCTGTCGATCGCTCAGGACGGTCACAAGGCGGCGGCGCTGTGGCTGGTCGCGGTGTACTTCGTCCAGACCGTCGGTGAGCTGACGCTGTCGCCGGTGGGTCTGTCGGTCACGACGAAGATGGCGCCGAAGAAGTACGCCTCGCAGATGATGGGCGTCTGGTTCCTCGCGGTCACCGCGGGCGACTCGGTCACCGCGCTGCTGTCCAACCCGGCCGTCGGCGGGGTCAACCTGGACAAGATGGGCTTCGTCGCCCTGGAGGCGGCCCTCGCGGTCGTCGCCGGCTTCGCGGTCTGGATGTACCGCGACAAGGTGAAGTCGATGATGGGCAGCGTCAACTAG
- a CDS encoding response regulator transcription factor has translation MTRVLLAEDDASISEPLARALRREGYEVEVREDGPTALDAGMQGGVDLVVLDLGLPGMDGLEVARRLRAEGHTVPILILTARADEVDTVVGLDAGADDYVTKPFRLAELLARVRALLRRGAAEPQQPPATHGVRIDVESHRAWMGDEELQLTAKEFDLLRVLVRDAGRVVTRDQLMREVWDTTWWSSTKTLDMHISWLRKKLGDDAANPRYIATVRGVGFRFEKS, from the coding sequence ATGACCCGTGTACTGCTCGCCGAGGACGACGCGTCCATCTCGGAGCCGCTGGCCCGCGCCCTGCGCCGGGAAGGTTACGAGGTCGAGGTGCGCGAGGACGGACCCACCGCGCTCGACGCCGGAATGCAGGGCGGCGTCGACCTGGTCGTGCTGGACCTCGGGCTGCCCGGCATGGACGGCCTGGAGGTCGCCCGCCGGCTGCGCGCCGAGGGCCACACCGTGCCGATCCTCATCCTGACCGCGCGGGCCGACGAGGTGGACACCGTCGTCGGCCTGGACGCGGGCGCCGACGACTACGTCACCAAGCCGTTCCGGCTCGCCGAACTGCTCGCCCGGGTACGGGCCCTGCTGCGGCGCGGGGCGGCGGAACCGCAGCAGCCGCCGGCCACGCACGGGGTGCGGATCGACGTGGAGTCGCACCGGGCGTGGATGGGGGACGAGGAACTGCAGCTGACCGCGAAGGAGTTCGATCTGCTGCGGGTGCTGGTGCGGGACGCCGGCCGGGTGGTTACCCGGGACCAGTTGATGCGGGAAGTGTGGGACACGACGTGGTGGTCGTCGACCAAGACCCTCGATATGCATATTTCCTGGCTGCGCAAGAAGCTGGGGGATGACGCGGCCAACCCGAGGTACATCGCCACGGTGCGTGGAGTCGGGTTCCGGTTCGAGAAGAGCTGA